The proteins below are encoded in one region of Myxococcales bacterium:
- a CDS encoding pyruvate dehydrogenase complex dihydrolipoamide acetyltransferase produces MAKIIGLPKLSPTMDEGTLVRWVKQEGEAVDTDDLLAEVETDKATMEFRSFDKGVLLKQLAPEGAVLSPDEPVAIIGDKSDDITKLIEEAKKHQPSSGAASEASGSQSKAADKSEAQNQSSAPSTSSVSQAAAPSSSVTSSGRIKASPLVRKLANEQGINLHGVAGTGPGGRIIKRDLQGVSGGAGYQIISGPPKVVPLSQMRKTIARRLTQSKQEIPHFYLTIDVDSDALWAARQQINTELEERGQKVSVNDIIIKASAKALRKVPAANASFMGDSIHYHNRVDISVAVAVLDGLVTPVIRSADTKPLAVIANEVRELAKRAKDKKLKPEEMQDGTFSISNLGMYGIESFSAVINPPEGAILAVGAVRQEPIARDGQLLIGRRMRMTLSCDHRVVDGAVGAEFLAALRYYLEQPLALFV; encoded by the coding sequence ATGGCAAAAATTATTGGACTCCCAAAACTTTCTCCCACCATGGACGAGGGCACTTTAGTGCGCTGGGTCAAACAAGAAGGCGAAGCCGTTGACACCGACGACTTGCTTGCTGAAGTTGAAACCGACAAAGCGACCATGGAGTTTCGCTCTTTTGATAAGGGTGTGCTGCTGAAGCAGCTTGCCCCCGAGGGCGCGGTGCTCAGTCCCGATGAACCCGTCGCTATCATTGGCGATAAAAGCGATGACATTACGAAGTTAATTGAGGAAGCTAAGAAGCATCAACCCTCAAGCGGTGCTGCATCAGAAGCAAGCGGTTCTCAGAGTAAAGCGGCGGATAAAAGCGAAGCACAGAATCAAAGTTCAGCTCCAAGCACTTCTTCTGTCTCTCAGGCAGCGGCTCCTTCGTCTTCGGTGACGTCCAGTGGTCGCATTAAGGCATCTCCTCTGGTGCGCAAGCTTGCCAATGAGCAAGGCATCAATCTACATGGTGTAGCAGGCACAGGTCCTGGTGGCCGCATTATCAAGCGCGATCTTCAAGGCGTATCCGGAGGCGCTGGCTATCAAATCATTTCTGGTCCACCCAAAGTGGTCCCGCTTTCGCAAATGCGAAAGACCATTGCCCGCAGGCTTACGCAATCAAAACAAGAAATCCCACATTTTTACCTGACGATCGACGTTGATTCCGATGCGCTGTGGGCAGCTCGTCAACAAATCAACACAGAGCTTGAAGAACGTGGTCAAAAAGTTTCGGTCAACGACATCATTATCAAAGCCTCGGCTAAAGCCTTGCGTAAAGTCCCTGCGGCCAATGCTTCGTTTATGGGTGATAGCATTCACTATCACAATCGAGTGGACATCTCGGTGGCCGTAGCTGTGCTCGATGGCCTAGTCACACCAGTCATTCGCTCGGCAGACACCAAGCCCCTCGCCGTGATAGCGAATGAAGTCCGCGAGCTTGCAAAGCGCGCTAAAGACAAAAAGCTCAAGCCTGAAGAGATGCAAGATGGCACCTTCTCGATTTCCAACCTCGGCATGTATGGTATCGAAAGTTTTTCAGCGGTGATCAATCCGCCTGAGGGTGCAATCTTGGCCGTAGGTGCCGTAAGGCAAGAGCCGATTGCCCGCGATGGACAACTTCTTATTGGACGACGCATGCGTATGACTTTGTCCTGCGATCACCGTGTCGTCGATGGCGCTGTAGGGGCAGAGTTCCTTGCTGCTTTACGTTACTACCTTGAGCAGCCACTCGCGCTTTTTGTTTAG
- a CDS encoding pyruvate dehydrogenase complex E1 component subunit beta, whose amino-acid sequence MRRAKRASKNRNHVQQYLRPVVAMKTLRYREALREAMIEEMERDDSIVLMGEEVGHYQGAYKVTEGMLDKFGDTRIIDTPIAEAGFAGIGVGAAMTGLRPIIEFMTWNFAFVAFDQIVQNAAKIYQMSAGAIKVPIVFRGPNGAARQVSSQHSHACEPFYANVPGLWVCAPSTPADAKGLMKTAIRDNNPVVFLEGETLYGVKGEVPEEEVLIPFGKARIAREGSDLTIVTWGRPYYEVMQAADKLAEEGIECEVIDPRTLRPLDHESIVESVRKTNRCIVVHEHWPYAGPGAEIVDRVQREAFDDLDAPVLRVASLDLPMPYATNLENLVLPDVDRIIEAAHKVTYKA is encoded by the coding sequence ATTCGCCGAGCAAAGCGAGCCAGCAAAAACCGAAACCATGTACAACAGTATTTACGCCCCGTAGTCGCTATGAAAACTTTACGTTACAGAGAAGCCCTCCGCGAAGCCATGATCGAAGAAATGGAGCGTGATGATTCCATCGTCCTTATGGGGGAAGAAGTAGGACATTACCAAGGTGCTTACAAAGTCACCGAAGGCATGCTGGACAAGTTTGGTGATACGCGCATCATTGATACGCCGATTGCTGAAGCAGGCTTTGCTGGCATTGGTGTTGGCGCGGCCATGACGGGCCTAAGACCTATTATCGAGTTCATGACTTGGAACTTTGCGTTTGTTGCCTTTGATCAAATTGTGCAAAACGCCGCGAAAATTTATCAAATGAGTGCTGGTGCTATCAAGGTACCCATTGTGTTTCGTGGTCCAAACGGTGCTGCACGCCAGGTTTCCTCGCAACATAGCCATGCATGTGAGCCCTTTTATGCCAACGTGCCAGGGCTTTGGGTGTGCGCACCATCGACTCCCGCGGATGCGAAGGGGCTGATGAAAACCGCCATTCGCGACAATAACCCGGTGGTGTTTCTCGAAGGTGAAACACTGTACGGCGTCAAAGGCGAAGTTCCTGAAGAAGAGGTGCTTATTCCTTTTGGTAAAGCACGCATTGCTCGCGAAGGCTCGGACCTCACAATCGTGACCTGGGGACGTCCTTACTACGAAGTGATGCAGGCGGCGGATAAGCTTGCTGAAGAAGGTATTGAGTGCGAGGTCATCGACCCACGCACCTTGAGGCCTCTTGACCATGAGAGCATTGTCGAGAGCGTGAGAAAAACAAACCGATGCATTGTTGTGCACGAGCACTGGCCCTATGCGGGTCCAGGCGCAGAAATCGTTGATCGTGTGCAGCGTGAAGCCTTTGATGATTTGGATGCTCCAGTGTTGCGCGTTGCTTCCTTGGATCTTCCCATGCCCTACGCCACCAACCTTGAAAACCTAGTGCTTCCCGATGTCGATCGCATCATCGAGGCAGCCCACAAAGTCACGTACAAAGCATAA
- the pdhA gene encoding pyruvate dehydrogenase (acetyl-transferring) E1 component subunit alpha, which translates to MLLIRRFEEEAARAYAQGKIGGFLHLYIGQEAIAVGADAALHKDDYVFQTYRDHGTAIARGMTARAAMAELYGKDTGCSRGLGGSMHFFDVENNFLGGYGVVGGHVAVAAGAAFKAKYRKEDRVAVCFFGEGATNIGGFHEGASLAGLWKLPLVLICENNTYAMGTPFHRTSPSDTITSKAAGYGMAHDRFEGGDVEEVQTRIAAAAARAREGGGPTLIEIMTYRFRGHSMSDPGKYRSREELEERKKHDSVHLYRERLLKVGVAENEIKALEKSVEDEVMDAVQFAEQSEPAKTETMYNSIYAP; encoded by the coding sequence ATGCTTCTCATTCGTCGCTTTGAGGAAGAGGCTGCACGTGCTTATGCCCAAGGCAAAATAGGTGGCTTCTTGCATCTGTACATCGGACAAGAAGCCATTGCCGTTGGAGCCGATGCGGCCTTGCATAAAGACGACTATGTTTTTCAAACCTATCGTGATCATGGAACAGCAATCGCTCGCGGAATGACAGCTCGTGCTGCGATGGCGGAACTCTATGGCAAAGACACAGGTTGCAGTCGTGGCCTTGGTGGTTCGATGCACTTTTTCGACGTCGAGAATAATTTTCTTGGTGGCTATGGTGTTGTCGGTGGCCATGTTGCTGTTGCCGCGGGTGCAGCGTTCAAAGCAAAATACCGCAAAGAAGATCGCGTGGCGGTTTGTTTCTTTGGTGAAGGCGCGACCAACATCGGTGGTTTCCATGAAGGAGCGAGCCTTGCGGGGCTTTGGAAGCTCCCGTTGGTGCTGATTTGTGAAAACAACACCTACGCGATGGGCACGCCTTTTCATCGCACCTCACCGTCCGATACCATCACCTCAAAAGCAGCTGGCTACGGCATGGCTCACGATCGTTTTGAGGGTGGCGATGTTGAAGAAGTTCAGACACGAATTGCTGCTGCTGCTGCCAGGGCGCGTGAAGGCGGCGGTCCCACCTTGATCGAGATCATGACCTATCGTTTTCGCGGTCATTCGATGAGCGATCCAGGCAAGTATCGCAGCCGCGAAGAGCTTGAAGAACGGAAGAAGCACGATTCAGTGCATTTGTATCGCGAGCGTTTGCTCAAAGTTGGCGTCGCGGAAAATGAAATCAAAGCGCTTGAAAAAAGCGTTGAAGACGAAGTGATGGACGCAGTGCAATTCGCCGAGCAAAGCGAGCCAGCAAAAACCGAAACCATGTACAACAGTATTTACGCCCCGTAG
- a CDS encoding GGDEF domain-containing protein codes for MASYALSDDKLRPFLRRKRRSNSVVTPPPMGAFLADTLGMATRLVPSHGAFLLMDDPKLRRRTDGSPLSVVAVVGNIAPDVLGSTLSQKRGIEGEVYRKGVIIARSDHQTMKKLRAQMDGIADISGKSLVAYPVRLESAICGVLVLVQRKSKKAFSERDMQLVELFSGYISRAILNAVDILKQNELALYDPLTGILNVRSLGARLEMDIKTAQATNGDVAVLFADLDRLKRLNDRMGHPYGSEAIRRTANALQDTLSDRGTVFRFGGDEFVAICPGLSMKQAEGVSRELLDAIKTQVAGPTPEGSNLPKMTISIGIATLRSCLRETRHDKDLQPSPASRLITVADRALYRAKRAGRARASRGTKRDDR; via the coding sequence ATGGCTTCTTATGCGTTGTCCGATGACAAGCTGCGTCCATTCTTACGTCGCAAGCGACGGAGCAACAGTGTGGTCACCCCGCCGCCGATGGGGGCTTTTTTGGCAGACACATTGGGCATGGCCACGCGCCTGGTTCCCAGCCATGGCGCGTTTCTATTAATGGATGATCCTAAACTGAGGCGCCGCACGGATGGCTCGCCTCTGAGCGTAGTCGCGGTCGTGGGCAATATTGCGCCCGATGTCCTTGGCAGCACACTGAGCCAAAAGCGGGGTATTGAGGGCGAAGTCTATAGAAAAGGCGTGATTATCGCGCGCTCCGATCATCAGACGATGAAAAAGCTTCGCGCTCAAATGGACGGCATCGCAGATATCAGCGGAAAATCACTCGTGGCTTACCCGGTACGTTTGGAAAGTGCGATTTGTGGTGTTCTCGTTCTGGTGCAACGCAAAAGTAAAAAAGCATTCTCCGAACGCGACATGCAACTCGTTGAGCTTTTTTCGGGTTATATTTCCCGAGCCATTCTCAACGCTGTTGATATTCTCAAACAAAACGAACTTGCTCTTTATGATCCTTTAACCGGCATTCTCAATGTCCGTAGCCTCGGTGCACGCTTGGAGATGGACATCAAAACCGCTCAAGCTACGAATGGTGATGTCGCCGTCTTATTTGCAGATTTGGATCGGCTGAAGCGACTCAACGACCGTATGGGACATCCTTACGGAAGCGAAGCCATTCGCCGAACGGCAAATGCACTGCAAGATACGCTCAGTGATCGCGGCACGGTTTTTCGCTTTGGTGGTGATGAGTTTGTAGCAATCTGTCCTGGCCTATCCATGAAACAAGCCGAGGGCGTCTCGCGTGAGCTGTTGGACGCCATCAAAACTCAAGTTGCAGGCCCCACCCCCGAAGGATCAAACCTTCCTAAAATGACAATTTCCATCGGCATTGCGACTTTACGCAGCTGTCTTAGAGAGACACGACACGATAAAGACCTCCAACCCTCTCCTGCATCACGGCTCATTACCGTTGCTGACCGCGCTCTGTATCGCGCCAAACGCGCCGGCCGCGCCCGCGCCTCTCGCGGCACTAAGCGTGATGATCGCTAA
- a CDS encoding DnaJ domain-containing protein → MHQDRNPEDPQSAEASRLCVEAYKVLSNPDKRKQYDRLRHAAFDRHQIHQSVDFTEVMDSLRDLFQKKRESSLPKDIEMNIELSLPEAVFGVSKKITVDRQVRCSGCAGSGAAKGSSAEQSIALEDSGEKFGTRG, encoded by the coding sequence CTGCATCAAGATCGCAATCCGGAGGACCCACAAAGCGCCGAGGCTTCTCGTTTGTGCGTCGAGGCTTATAAAGTGCTGTCGAATCCCGATAAGCGCAAACAGTACGACCGCTTAAGACATGCGGCTTTTGATCGCCATCAAATCCATCAAAGCGTCGATTTTACTGAAGTGATGGACAGTCTTCGCGACTTGTTTCAAAAGAAGCGGGAATCCTCTCTGCCCAAAGACATCGAGATGAACATAGAGCTTTCTTTGCCTGAAGCTGTTTTTGGTGTGAGTAAAAAGATCACTGTCGATCGACAAGTTCGTTGTTCCGGCTGTGCGGGTAGCGGCGCGGCCAAGGGCAGCAGTGCAGAACAAAGCATCGCTCTTGAAGACTCTGGCGAGAAGTTTGGCACAAGGGGTTGA
- a CDS encoding trehalose-6-phosphate synthase produces the protein MNLGTNIATTPGQETYTMLRLRRRFSLFLGLSLGLLWIGACQPVKRVGDISGTTLAQVQRDTSVSDEQINAITSSLTANQTKSIIIASDGAPYGINASHDGFYSTSIGSGGVVTGLKSMLKYAPVTWVTRAKGGSEANFLDGQGLVEVSKTGLTSRNTVVDQGYPDDFHPLKIAYVHPTVSEVDGYYENIANPFLWFVQHGIPLAGVPEQDKWDNGYKAVNQKFADAVADLALRDDTANYVILHDYQLYLLPGLLKQKLQATGCDCVKTLHFTHIPWPKADSWLYQASRSFPNGNNSSSWFIEMFESMLATDVLGFQTVDDALNFVATVKAFLGADKVVSSPNAGQGIRIYYKNHLTLVDAYPISIDPDYIIGKYNEARARKDLPDNPNDEDLATYKQKIAAIEYYRSTVNKLILRTERLDPAKGVYAGMKAYQALLEKKRNNGTLYAGNETDGQYSVGMISILIPTRENIPEYAAYKDAVINLVNQINQEYAEHPDYTEGDAKFYDVGQPWRPILYYNYNDWLYALYLMGLSDVLMATSRADGMNLVVKEAATISQYAANPEHNIMGLPTTLLISDGLGVTREFLNAGMESIYPVSAPPDYKNDIPGFDRWVNKTANDLETTLRYSHNESYADVQDAAVFIRTNDTKKWLFRQLQALQQVRR, from the coding sequence ATGAATCTCGGCACAAATATTGCAACGACGCCGGGACAGGAGACATATACCATGTTGCGGCTTAGACGTAGATTTTCACTGTTTTTAGGGCTTTCCCTTGGCTTGCTGTGGATTGGGGCTTGCCAGCCAGTCAAGCGCGTCGGAGACATCTCGGGCACGACGCTCGCTCAAGTGCAGCGCGACACCTCAGTTTCAGATGAGCAAATTAACGCCATCACGAGTTCACTGACTGCCAATCAGACCAAATCCATAATCATCGCGAGTGACGGGGCTCCCTATGGGATCAATGCTTCACATGACGGCTTTTATTCCACCAGCATCGGCTCAGGAGGCGTGGTGACTGGCCTGAAAAGCATGTTGAAATACGCGCCGGTGACTTGGGTGACCCGTGCCAAAGGTGGTTCTGAAGCCAATTTTCTCGATGGTCAAGGTCTGGTCGAAGTGTCAAAGACGGGTTTGACAAGCAGGAACACCGTTGTTGATCAGGGCTACCCTGATGACTTTCATCCGTTGAAGATTGCCTACGTCCATCCCACCGTTTCCGAAGTGGATGGCTATTATGAGAACATTGCCAATCCTTTTTTGTGGTTTGTGCAACATGGTATTCCACTTGCTGGTGTGCCTGAACAAGATAAGTGGGATAACGGGTACAAAGCCGTGAACCAGAAATTTGCGGATGCTGTGGCTGACCTTGCTCTTCGCGATGACACTGCAAACTATGTGATTCTGCACGATTACCAACTCTATTTACTGCCAGGGCTGCTTAAGCAAAAATTGCAAGCCACGGGCTGTGATTGCGTAAAAACCTTGCACTTCACGCATATTCCATGGCCGAAAGCTGATAGCTGGCTCTACCAAGCCAGTCGAAGTTTTCCCAATGGTAACAACTCAAGCAGTTGGTTCATTGAAATGTTTGAGTCGATGCTCGCCACTGATGTGCTAGGATTTCAAACCGTCGATGATGCCCTGAATTTTGTGGCCACAGTTAAAGCGTTTTTGGGCGCTGACAAAGTTGTGTCATCGCCAAATGCGGGACAAGGTATTCGGATATACTATAAAAACCATTTGACGCTTGTGGATGCCTATCCGATTTCGATTGATCCAGACTACATTATTGGTAAGTACAACGAGGCGCGTGCGCGAAAAGATCTGCCCGACAATCCCAACGACGAGGATCTCGCAACCTATAAACAAAAAATCGCTGCTATTGAATACTATCGCAGTACAGTAAATAAACTTATTTTACGGACTGAGCGTCTTGACCCCGCAAAAGGTGTTTATGCAGGCATGAAAGCTTATCAAGCGCTGTTGGAGAAAAAGAGAAACAACGGAACTTTGTATGCCGGAAATGAAACAGACGGTCAATATTCCGTGGGTATGATATCAATCCTAATTCCAACTCGTGAAAATATTCCTGAGTATGCAGCTTACAAAGACGCTGTAATCAATTTAGTCAATCAGATTAACCAAGAGTATGCAGAACATCCTGATTATACTGAAGGTGATGCAAAGTTTTACGATGTAGGTCAACCCTGGAGACCGATTCTCTATTACAACTACAATGACTGGCTCTATGCGCTTTATTTGATGGGATTATCTGATGTGCTTATGGCTACGAGTCGGGCTGATGGTATGAACCTGGTGGTTAAAGAAGCTGCTACGATTTCACAATACGCTGCGAATCCGGAGCATAATATAATGGGCCTCCCAACGACCTTACTTATATCCGATGGGTTAGGTGTGACCAGGGAGTTCTTAAATGCTGGTATGGAAAGCATCTATCCCGTGTCAGCTCCACCAGATTACAAAAACGATATACCAGGATTTGACCGCTGGGTTAATAAAACCGCTAACGATCTTGAGACAACACTAAGGTATAGTCACAATGAAAGCTACGCCGACGTACAAGATGCTGCGGTTTTCATACGCACCAACGATACAAAGAAATGGTTGTTTCGACAGCTGCAAGCTTTGCAGCAAGTAAGAAGGTAG
- a CDS encoding outer membrane protein transport protein: MKQFVVRLCVCSLGWTSSVAWADPVGAIGFADRGAALAGAMYGSDDALSAAAYNPASAAFAKRASLGLGVSMAAPELTLNNLDAGLASTTALTAALNIPIELGKQWRIALNGVMYLPTAGIAQIELTAPTELQVVLWDNRLRRVASEFCAAVAYKDKLSLGLGVSVFGGVAGDGLDLNVSTLPGRTEATTHLQVDVPWRFSPYMGLLWKAKSYLSLGVAYREPQKLDAQIYAQSFVSVPGTDIEGDTIIRANGIDFYSPRSLHLAASLELDTWRLYAQLDWQQWSQIKQVASNVDLLVQLGIDIDAISLDLPAPHWNDVVIPRLALEHRINLAPTELVYLRLGYAYIHSPVPDQSGLSSFADASRHVFAGGAAYEFEAWQRRFSFGLALQAQPLVPRTTIKDPRYAFASDYRLSGTVFSGSLFMRVELTK, encoded by the coding sequence ATGAAGCAATTCGTCGTCCGACTTTGTGTTTGCTCTCTGGGATGGACGAGCTCTGTAGCGTGGGCTGATCCTGTTGGGGCGATTGGCTTTGCCGATCGCGGCGCAGCTCTTGCAGGCGCGATGTACGGCAGCGACGATGCGCTGAGTGCTGCGGCCTACAATCCTGCATCAGCGGCATTTGCCAAGCGAGCAAGTTTGGGACTTGGCGTTTCGATGGCAGCACCCGAGCTCACCCTCAACAATCTTGATGCTGGTCTTGCATCGACAACAGCCCTGACCGCTGCTTTGAATATTCCCATTGAACTCGGCAAGCAGTGGCGCATTGCACTAAACGGCGTGATGTATTTGCCGACTGCAGGCATCGCGCAAATCGAGCTCACTGCGCCTACCGAACTTCAAGTCGTGCTGTGGGACAATCGTCTCAGACGAGTCGCTTCAGAGTTTTGTGCGGCAGTGGCCTACAAAGACAAACTTTCGCTGGGCTTGGGCGTATCGGTGTTTGGCGGCGTGGCAGGAGACGGGCTCGATCTCAATGTCAGTACTTTACCTGGGCGCACCGAAGCTACAACGCATTTACAGGTTGATGTGCCATGGCGCTTTTCGCCTTACATGGGTCTGCTTTGGAAGGCTAAGTCTTACCTAAGCCTCGGCGTAGCTTACCGCGAGCCGCAGAAACTCGATGCTCAAATCTATGCGCAAAGCTTTGTGAGCGTGCCCGGCACCGACATCGAAGGCGATACCATTATTCGTGCAAACGGAATTGATTTTTACTCGCCGCGCTCGCTGCACCTTGCTGCATCGCTCGAGCTTGATACGTGGAGGCTCTATGCTCAACTTGATTGGCAACAGTGGTCCCAGATAAAGCAGGTAGCCAGCAATGTCGATTTACTGGTGCAGCTTGGTATCGACATCGACGCGATTTCACTTGATTTGCCAGCGCCCCATTGGAACGATGTTGTCATTCCTCGCTTGGCTCTAGAGCACCGCATCAACCTTGCGCCCACTGAGCTTGTGTATCTGCGCCTAGGCTACGCTTACATCCACTCGCCTGTTCCCGATCAAAGTGGACTCAGCAGTTTTGCCGACGCGTCCCGGCATGTGTTCGCTGGCGGAGCAGCCTATGAGTTTGAAGCGTGGCAGCGGCGCTTTTCCTTCGGACTGGCTTTGCAAGCCCAACCCCTTGTCCCAAGAACGACAATAAAAGATCCCCGTTATGCCTTTGCATCCGATTATCGCCTAAGTGGAACCGTCTTTTCGGGGTCATTGTTTATGAGAGTCGAATTGACAAAATAG